Part of the bacterium CG_4_10_14_0_2_um_filter_33_32 genome, TTTTCTTATTTTTATAATCATCTATTGCTTTTTTTAAAGCATCTGCGGATAAATTTGAGCAATGTTCTTTTACGGGCGGTAAACCACCGAGCTCTCCAGAAACATCTTTTCTTTCAATATTATAAGCTTCTTTTAAGCTTTTACCTTTCGCCATTTCAGTTATCATTGAGCTTGTAGCAATGGCGGCAGCACAGCCAAAAGTTTTAAATTTTATATCCTCAATGTATTCGTCGCTGTCTCTTTCGCCTACCTTAATTGTAAGAAGCATGATGTCCCCACAAGTCGGATTGCCTACTCTTCCTAAGCCATCGGGATTTTTAATTTCTCCGATGTTGCGAGGATTTTGGAAATGATCCATTACTTTTTCTGAATATGGTGAAAATTCTGACATATAAACTCCTTTTTTAGTCGTTTTCTAAAACTCCTGAACTAATACCTCGAAGATCATCAATAATATCCGGCAAAATTTTAACAAAAGCATTAACATCATCTTCGGTAGTATACTGACCCATCGATATCCTTATAGAACTATGAGTCATTTCTGGCTTTAACCCAACAGCCGTTAATACATGAGAAGGTTGTAATGAACCTGAAGCGCAAGCGGATCCAGTAGAAACATAGAATCCTTTTGTATTAAGTTTTAGAAGCAATGATTCTCCCTCAACATTCTTAAAAACAAAACTGGCAATATGAGGAAGACGTTTTTCGTTATCTCCTGTTAATACCGAACCCGGGATATTCAAAACCTGCTCTATCAATTTGTCTCTAAGTAAACGCAATCTTTCAACTTCCTTAGTCTTCTTTCCAATAGCTAATTCTAAAGCCTTTGCCATGCCAACTATGTTTGCAACATTTTCAGTGCCGGCCCTTCTATGTTTTTCTTGCCCCCCGCCATTCTGCTGAGGTAAAAAAATTGAACCTCTTTTTACATATAATACCCCAACACCTTTGGGAGCATAAAATTTATGTCCAGTAATACTTAAAAAATTAATGCCAAGTTTATCAACTCTGGAATCTAAATACTGCACACCCTGAACCGCATCGGTATGGAAATAAACCGGGGGTAAATTTTTAGCTTCACGAATCTTGTTTATATCTTTTATTATATAAGCTATCTCTTCAATCGGCTCTATTGTACCTATTTCATTATTTGCATACATGATTGATACCAAAACAGTAGAATCTTTTATAGATTTTTTCACATCCTCCGGATCAATAATTCCTGCAGTAGAAACAGGCAATTCAGTCACATCAGCATTAAAATTATCTTTTAGATATTTAATTGTATCTAAAACTGAATGATGCTCTATAGGAGAAGTAATTATATGATTACCTTGATTTTTTAAATACCGTGAAAAATAAACGCCTTTAATCGCTAGATTGTTAGATTCGGTAGCACAGGAGGTAAAAATTATTTCAGATGTATCTGAACCTAAGATATTAGCTATTTTCTCCCGTGCTCCCTCGATTGCTAACCGTGCTTCTTGCCCCTTGTTATAGATGCTTGAAGGATTACCATATTTATCCCTAAGATATGGTTCCATTTCCTTAAAAACTTGGCTGTCTACCGGCGTTGTAGCCGCATAATCAAAATAGTATTCTTTCATATTTTAGATATCAGTTATCAGTAACTAATTATCAGTAAAGATAACGACTGACAAAAATTATTAATTACTGCCTTTCTTTTTGATTAATAAAATTATTGTTTTTTATTTCCTGCAATTCTTTTTTTACTCCAGGGATTAAATCGTAATTATCTAATTCATCTAGTATTATCCAAGCGTAATCTGTAAAATCTTCCTTTTGAATATTCACTTCTCCATCTTTTGCCTCACAAAGAAATCTGGGAATGACTACATGATAACCATCAGGTCTGGTAAACTCTGAATCGCCGATAAACTTAAAAATACCCGTTGTCTCTAAGTCGGTTTCTTCCTTGATTTCTCTTTCTAGTGTTTTCAAAATAGAACATCCTTTTTCAACTTTTCCACCCGGTACTGTCCACATACATGGTTGTGCTATCTCTTTTTCGCTTCTCTTTAATATCAAAAATTTGCCATCTTTTCTATATAAGAATCCAGTAACAGCCACGATGTGCAACTGATCATTACTTACCACTTTTGCCTCTCTTGATAGTATTTAGACACGCCTTACATTCGTTGACAAATTCACTCTCAAGATTCTGTAATTTCTTGTAGCTTTCATAGGATGCTAGAACGCCAACCGGATCTGAATACCTAAGCAAAACATAGTTGCTTCCCTTACCAAGATCTTTTACTATCTTGGAAGTTTTATTTTGTAATTCGTTTATGTTTATAAATTTCTCTTTTGACATAATAAAAAAGTTACCTCAAATGTATGGTAACTTCTATCAATAGATTAGTCAATAAAAAATAATAATTTATTTACTTAAACGTAATCCATTGCTAGTATCTATATTATTAGCATTTTGGTATTTACTATTATTAGGATCCTCCGCGGATTGTACCGCAGGATCCGCTCCACCAGACCAATTGTTTTGTTTTAAAATCTTGTTGCTCCAACGACTAAAATATTCACTATATTCAAGTGCATGCATACCCGAACTACTTATTCTTACTTTAACAAGTTGCGTAGAAGGATCATTGTAACCGCTACCATCAGTTTTTATAATACCATTACCGTTAGGCTGCTCTCTTTTAACATCATAAATAAGCAATTCTCTCGTAAGATTTGTATCGTTAAGATTAATTGCTTCTGAGCCGCTAGCTAAATTCCATTGGTTTGAAGAAATAACGATATGATACGGATTACTGTCACCTTTATTTTGAGTTCCAAGAGGGCGATAAATCATATTCCAATTACTAGCCACCATTGATCTTGTAGCTTCAAGCCCTTCCTTAGCAAGAGCAGATGCCTGGGTTTGAGCACCGCCCACTTTTGTTGATTGAAGCGATGCCATAATAAGCGAAGCTATGGTGATAGCAAAAATAGACGTAATAGATATTGCGATAAGAGCTTCTGCCAAAAGTGAGCCTTGAGCTTCTTTCAAATATTTCATTGCATAGCCTCTATTCTCCCTGATTTGGTAACAACTATTTTTACAAAACCGGTTTCCTGCTTTCTGGAAATCCTAAAAGCAATACTGTTAGCACCATCCTGACTTGCTGTTCCATAATTATCCGTTTCTCCAGTTATCTTATTGAAAATTATGAATGATCCTCCACCATTTATTGAAAAGTTATCGAATTGTAAGCTAGGCGGTAAATTATAAGATTTTTTAGAAACTGAAGTTTCCCACGGGTCCTCAAAAATTGTAAAAGTATCATTGCCCTCAATTTTAATACCCCATTTTTTTCCTAATTTCTGACTAATTGAATTTTTCTGGACCTCACGCATAAATGAAATAACTATTTTAGAATTTTCACTTAGTTCATTACTCTTTTGAAAAGATACATAACCATTTATCATAATAACGGATAATATACCCATTACTGCAACAACTATCAAAACCTCAATCAGCGTGAACCCTGATTTATTACCGTGAATATTACTAATTATTTCCTTTATAGACATAATAATAAAACTAACTTACTTTTGATATAAGCTGATATATAGGAGTAATAATAGCGAGTGCGATACCTCCTATACCAACTCCCATAATAACCATCATTATAGGCTCAATAAGTGTTGTCAGCTCTTTTAGGGTATTATCAACTTCTTCTTCATAAAAACCTGCCATTTCAGATAATAGTTCGCTTAAATTACCGGTTTTCTCTCCTACATTGATCATACCTATTACGATATTAGGAAAAAGATCATTCCTATTTTTAAGTACGCGAGAAAGTGATATACCTTTGCTCACATCACTTAGAGAATTAAGTAGAGATTTTTTATAAACACTATTTAAAGTATCCGCCGTAAGTTCTATGGCGTCCATTATAGGAATACCGGCTGACACTGTACTGCCCAAAGTCCTGGCAAATCTAGCTAATTGGACATCCTGCACTAATTTATTAACTTTTGGAATTTTTAAGGATACAGAAGCTATAAAATTACGAACACTTTCCTGGCGAAGTGCGACAATAAAAGCAAAGATAGAAAAAATTCCAAGCACTATAAAAAGAATTAAATTCTTACTTATGATTAAGCTGACCGCAATTATAATTTTAGTAAAAAGCGGCAACTTAACGCCTGATTGCGTAAAAAGATTAACTAACCTGGGCAAAACAAAAACTACCATTAATGCTATTACTGCGAAAGTGGATATTAAAAGTACGGCCGGATAAGTTAGCGCCCCCTTCACTTTACTGACCAAACTATAGTCTCTTCTTAAAAAATCAGTGAGTTTTTTTAAAGATTCTCCTAATTCGCCGGTCTCCTCTCCAGATTTCACCATATTTATATAATACTGAGAGAAAATCATTCGGTATCTTTTTAATACGCTCGAAATAGATTGCCCATTTTCAAGCCCAGTTTTTAAATCAGCAACCACTTTCTTTAAAATCTTATTTTTTGTATCATCAGCCAAGACATCAAAAGCATCATTTAAAGAAATACCGGCTTTTATCATTGTAGCTAAGTGCTCAGTAAAAATTATCTTATCTATTATTGGAACCCTGCCCAATAATCCAGCAGTTAACCTTTTGAATTTAGAAGTAGGCTTAGGTTCATTTACAGAAACTACAAAAAAATTTTGCCTTTTAAGAAAGGAGACTACCTGATCTTTTCCACTTGCTTCCATCTCCCCCTGAGCTAATTTACCGCGGCTATCGATGGCTTGCCACTTAAATAACATTTTAATCCCTTATAACTCTCATTATTTCTTCATATGTTGTTATTCCTGATTCTGCTTTCTCTAAGCCGTCTTCTAGCATTCTCCTCATACCATCTTTAATGGCCTGGGCTTCTATTCTAGACTCAGGAGCTTTTTGAAGTACCAGTTCTCTAATTTCATTATTGACTCTTAATATTTCAAAAATACCTACCATACCTCTGTAACCAGAATTATGACATTCCTTACAACCCTTGCCTGCAAAAACTGTTTTGGGCAATTTATATTTTTTTATATCCTTACCAGATATCCCTAATTGATAAAATATACGCGATGCTTCTTCCTTTGTAATAGGTTTTGGTGTAATACAACCTGGGCAAACTCTTCTTACAAGACGCTGAGCAATAATTAAATTAACAGTTGATGCCAAAAGGAAAGGCTGAACACCTATATCAACTAACCTAGGAATAGCGCCGGCAGCATTATTTGTATGTAGAGTTGAAAGAACCAAATGACCAGTTAAAGCTGCATGCACAGCTAGTTCGGCAGTATCGCTATCTCTAATTTCACCTACCATAATTATATCTGGGTCTTGTCTTAGTAAGCTCCTTAATCCATCGGCAAACGTTAACCCGGTTTTAACGTTAACCTGAATTTGATTAACTCTTCGGATGTCATATTCAACGGGATCTTCTATCGTAGATATATTAACTTCCGGTTTATTGATTAAATGAAGAATAGTATAAAGACTTGTTGTTTTACCAGAACCGGTAGGTCCAGTTGAAAGAACCATGCCATGTGTTTTTTTTATCGCATCCCTTATTACTGCCATGTCTTGCTGTTCTAGGCCAAGGCTTTCTAAATTCATCGGCCTTGCAGATTCCATAAGAAGTCTTAAAACTATTTTCTCACCATATATGGTTGGTATAACCGAAACACGAATAGCCATTGATGTTTCATCCAGTTTATATCTAAATCTTCCATCCTGCGGAAGCCTATGCTCATCTATTTTTAAATCCGAAATAAGCTTCACTCTTGCGGCTAAAGCAGAATGCACTATATATGGCAGATTAATAACATCCTGCAATATGCCATCAATTCTAAATCTAACCAGCACTTCATCGTCTAAAGGTTCTATGTGAATATCAGAAGATTCCTGAGCAGCTGCATATTCAATTAAGGTATCCAGTATTTTAGTAACAGGAATATCTTGGGCCATTTTTTCAGCATCATTGACTCCGGTTGACATTGCCTTATCAACATTTTCATTAATTATCTTGTCAAACTCCTGCGTAATCGATTTTTTATAACCAGAGAGCGCTTCCTTAAGATTTTTATGAGTAACTAAAACAGGATTTATCTTTTTACCAATTTTTCTTTCCATAAACTGAATTGTTTTTAAATCCCCGGGATCTTCCATTGCTAAAGTAATATCCTTTTTGCTTGCTCCTACCGCTATCACTTTATGAGTCTTGGCTATATTCTCAGGAACTAAAGAAAGCAATTCTGGTGTCATTTCAAAGCCCGAAAAATCAAAGAAAGGAACTTTAAAATAATCAGCGAGTATTTTAGTAAAATATTCCTCAGAAATTAAACCCTGCTCAATTAAAAGAGACTCAATATCCTGCGCTGTTCTTTTTGCCTCTTCTATTACAGAATCGAATTCTTTTTCACTAATAAACCCTGAAGATACTAAGGTATCTTTAAGTTCTTTTTCTGGAATATGTAGCATTTATCCTCCTAAAAATTAGAAATTATGCCGGAACCAAAAAATAAATATTGTATATAAAAATAGGTAATGAAGAAATCAAAAGATATGGATATACGGATAATCTTTCTATGGCTTTACCTTTAATTTTATAAAATATATGTGTTATAACCATCATAAAAAGAGCTATCACTATCAATACTATACCTCTATCCCATCCCATCAAAAAAGCAAGTACGAAATAAAACCAAATTTCATAAATAGAAATAATTTGTGAATTTCTTTTATAAAGTTTGTATAAAACTAAAGAAAAAACAGTTGCTGAAATAAATGACCAGATAAAATATTCTCCGAGGTTAAATAAAAAAAGTGATGCTGTGTACTTTGAATCTATAGCTTTAGCCATAAAACTACCAGGTAATTTATAAATCATGATTTGTAAAGTTGTCCAATATATCACAAAGCAAAAAGATATAATTAACGAACCATAAGCTAATCGTCTAATCACCCGGGCATCAACAACTTCTCTTCTAAAGAAAAAATGATAACCTAATGACAGAATAATAGATAACACCAGTACGGGTTTCCACCAAATAAAAACAGGTGATAAATAAGAAAGAATACCAACGATTTTTTCTAAACTCATATTATAATTTTAAGCCAAAAGTTTAATTTATTCAATCAGAAACAATAATTTTTATATAAATAATCAGCATTATGAAAACCCCGATCAATATCGGGGTTTAAATTCAGTTTAAGCTATAATGTAGATTAACCCGTGGCAACAGCTAAGTCATTACCTACTTCGTAACGATTTGCGTTATTACCGCCGTCTTTACCGTCTTTATCTTGAGTTGTTGTGTATTCGGTCGATTCAAAAGCACAGTCAATTTTGTAATGCCCGGCACCATCATGTATAAATCTGTAAAAGCTGGTGACGCTATTCTGTGGGTCTAATGGCAGGGCGGAAATAGGCGCGCCGGATGATACCGTTGAGAAATCTAACGGTACCCAACCGGTACCTGTATTACTCTGTACAGCCGTACCCGTAGTTGCCGGGGTAGCAGTTGTAGCATAAACAGTAGTTGTTGCCGCTGTAGCGTAAGTTTCATTCTCAGTAAATGCAGTAAAGGATTTCCCGTCGGTTAAGGCTAAATTTATGGCTGTTTGGATAGTGCCCATATCCGATATTCTTTGCGAATCACGGCTTTTTTTCATCATTTCAACAGGATTAATAACTAACACAATAACCGCGGCTAAAATACCGATGATTGCGATAACAACCAAAAGCTCAATTAATGTAAACCCTTTCTTTCCAATTTTTCTTTGTATTTATCCTCCTAGAAAAATTTGTTATAAAAATTATTTAGAATGCTCTTTTTTGCATTTTCGAACAGCCTCTACCACATCATTAGGCTGAAGCCGAGATTTAACCATAAATCCGACAGCTCCTAATTTATAGGCTTTCTGTTCATCATTACCATTACTCATACTAAGATTGGTAAGTAGCAACACAGGTATATTAGCAATATTCTTAATTTTACCACGAGCTTCTAAGAATTCAAAACCATTCATTTCAGGCATCATAATGTCCAATAAGATAACGTCAAATTTGTTATCTTTTTTTAATAAATCCAAAGCTTCTTTACCGTTATATTTTATAACAATATCAAGACCTTCGAATTTGAATTTTCGTTCGTACATTCTTGTCATTAATTGGTCGTCATCTACCAACAAAATGCGCACTCTTGCCTCAAACATTATACTTTTATTATATTTTACCAGAAATACGGTTCAATTGCAATCATTTATACGCTCCGCTATCACCTAAATCATGATTTTTTTACGGGTCGATGAATCTTCTTGTTCTTTTGTTTTCTTTTTTGCGATTGGCAGAGAAAAAGCAAAAGTTGTTCCTTTGCCAAAAACAGATTTCTCTATCCAAATATCCCCACCCATGGCTTTCATATATTGTCTGCATATATATAATCCTAAACCTGTTCCGCCCTTTTGGTTAGTAAGAGTAAGATTAACCTGAAAAAATTTCTGGAAGAGTTTTGATCTGTCTTCTTTCTTTAAACCTGCTCCGGTGTCACTTATATAAGTAACCAGATATTTACCCTTAACTTTTTGGTTGATAGTAATCCCGCCTTTCTCTGTAAATTTCAATGAGTTTCCCATTAAATTAGTAAGGACTTCCGATACCTTCCCTTCATCGCCTAATAGGAGCATACTCTGCTTTTTGGGAGAATATTTGATATAAAGACCTTTTCCTTTGGCAATATTTTTTAAATACTCTATTACTCTATGAGCAGATTCGACAATATTGAAATTGGACATATGATATACCATTCTACCCTGTTCAATCCTTGAGACATTAAGCATATCTTCTACTAAGATTAACAATCGCTGACTTCCTGAATAAGCATCCTCAAGAAACTCTCTTGTATAATTATCTATTTTACCGGCCTCTCCATCTAAAACCATTCTTAAATTGCCGGAAATAGCTGTCATTGGAGTTCTAAGTTCATGAGAGGTTACCGATAAAAATACATCCTTAGCTTTATTCATTGTGATTTCTTTTGTTATATCAGTTATTATTAATACTTGCCCTATTATAATTCCATTATCATTATCGTTATCCTTATCACTAATAATAGGAGAAATTATAGCCGAATAAGTAAGCCCGGTGGTCTTCTCGAAAGTTAAATTCATTACCTTTTGGATAGCTGTTCTTAATAATTTATCATTAGGAAATTTTATTTTTGCCTTACTATCTTTCATACATAAATATTTCCCATCCTTGAAAAGACAGCTTATCCTTTCTCCCTTGAGTATGAAATCTTTATGATTTACTGGCGCTACAAAATTAGTAAGAGTTTTTTCTAGATTTTCAAAACCTAATATACCCTGAACACTTTTATGCAAAATATTTTCTCTTTTTACACCAAAATTTTCTTCGGCAGTTTTATTCATTTCTAAAACGAAACCTTTATCATCAACCACTAAAAGACCGCTACCAATGCTTTTCAATATTGCCTGTTCTTCGTTCTCTTTAACCTGAATCTTATTAAGAAGAGTGGCATTACTTATTACAACACTTATAACCTTACAAAGCTTTTCATAAAAATTTATAGTTTTTTCATTATTGATATCTTTCTTAGAATCT contains:
- a CDS encoding iron-sulfur cluster assembly scaffold protein, with amino-acid sequence MSEFSPYSEKVMDHFQNPRNIGEIKNPDGLGRVGNPTCGDIMLLTIKVGERDSDEYIEDIKFKTFGCAAAIATSSMITEMAKGKSLKEAYNIERKDVSGELGGLPPVKEHCSNLSADALKKAIDDYKNKKN
- a CDS encoding cysteine desulfurase NifS, which translates into the protein MKEYYFDYAATTPVDSQVFKEMEPYLRDKYGNPSSIYNKGQEARLAIEGAREKIANILGSDTSEIIFTSCATESNNLAIKGVYFSRYLKNQGNHIITSPIEHHSVLDTIKYLKDNFNADVTELPVSTAGIIDPEDVKKSIKDSTVLVSIMYANNEIGTIEPIEEIAYIIKDINKIREAKNLPPVYFHTDAVQGVQYLDSRVDKLGINFLSITGHKFYAPKGVGVLYVKRGSIFLPQQNGGGQEKHRRAGTENVANIVGMAKALELAIGKKTKEVERLRLLRDKLIEQVLNIPGSVLTGDNEKRLPHIASFVFKNVEGESLLLKLNTKGFYVSTGSACASGSLQPSHVLTAVGLKPEMTHSSIRISMGQYTTEDDVNAFVKILPDIIDDLRGISSGVLEND